A portion of the Bacteroidota bacterium genome contains these proteins:
- the ychF gene encoding redox-regulated ATPase YchF translates to MGFNCGIVGLPNVGKSTLFNAITAAGAEAANYPFCTIDPNVGIVAVPDSRIDGLVTLYHPAKTIPSVIEFVDIAGLVKGASKGEGLGNQFLSHIREVDAIAHVVRCFDDPNVIHVDGSVNPKRDIEVIEAELIFKDLETVEKKTGEAEKRAKTGDKKNKAEHEFCLRLQRHLLEGRLAQYMILNGDEERFWIRDMHLLTNKPVMYVCNVHEKDVAGANAYVSQVKEIAQKENAKAVVVSAAVEAEVAELPIEERAGFLSGLGLKESGLEQVIHTGYDLLQLLTFYTAGPKEVHAWTIRRRLAAPEAAGVIHTDFEKGFIRAEIMKYDDLIRLGSEQAVKDKGLLRIEGREYIIEDGDIVHFRFNV, encoded by the coding sequence ATGGGTTTTAACTGCGGTATCGTCGGCTTGCCGAACGTCGGGAAGTCGACTCTATTCAATGCGATCACGGCCGCCGGAGCGGAAGCGGCAAACTATCCTTTTTGCACCATCGACCCGAACGTAGGCATCGTCGCGGTCCCCGATTCCCGCATCGACGGGCTCGTCACTCTTTATCATCCGGCCAAGACCATCCCCTCTGTCATCGAATTTGTCGATATCGCGGGATTGGTGAAAGGGGCCAGCAAAGGCGAGGGGCTCGGCAACCAATTCCTGTCGCACATCCGCGAGGTTGACGCCATCGCGCATGTGGTCCGCTGCTTCGACGACCCGAATGTAATCCATGTGGACGGGAGCGTCAATCCGAAACGGGACATTGAAGTCATCGAGGCCGAGCTCATATTCAAGGACCTTGAGACTGTTGAGAAGAAAACGGGGGAGGCGGAAAAAAGAGCAAAGACCGGAGATAAAAAAAACAAGGCCGAACACGAATTCTGCCTGCGGCTTCAACGGCATCTTCTGGAGGGCCGGCTTGCCCAGTACATGATCCTCAACGGCGACGAGGAGCGCTTTTGGATCCGGGATATGCATCTGTTGACAAACAAGCCGGTCATGTACGTATGCAATGTCCACGAAAAAGATGTTGCGGGAGCAAATGCCTACGTTTCGCAGGTGAAAGAAATAGCGCAAAAAGAAAATGCAAAAGCAGTCGTCGTAAGCGCGGCGGTTGAAGCAGAAGTCGCGGAACTGCCGATTGAAGAACGAGCCGGGTTTCTTTCCGGGCTGGGATTGAAAGAATCCGGGCTGGAACAGGTCATCCATACCGGGTATGACCTTCTTCAACTGTTGACTTTTTATACAGCAGGCCCTAAAGAGGTCCACGCATGGACAATTCGGCGCCGGCTTGCTGCACCCGAAGCGGCGGGCGTTATTCACACCGACTTTGAAAAAGGTTTTATTCGAGCGGAAATAATGAAATATGACGATCTGATCAGACTTGGAAGTGAACAGGCCGTCAAGGATAAAGGACTGCTTCGCATAGAGGGGAGAGAGTACATTATTGAGGATGGCGACATCGTTCATTTTAGATTCAATGTTTGA
- a CDS encoding carboxypeptidase-like regulatory domain-containing protein, which translates to MKKRSRFAMRLGVSVLFIVGVGMWVASCSKNNSMTGPGGGGSTSSGPAKVVGVVNDASTTGNPVLAGATVQIVGSSTSTTTDANGAFSISVPTDSTKTINISKTGYSLNQVVVTLKGDSTRNITVSLLKVGGSQSVPANAGGSVADTKSNAVITLPPNFVSASGNVTVTVTGLDPTTDQVRALPGGLQAVDATGNTVYLQPVSFAEYTVTDANGNVLPFNTSAGSGANIELPIPASLRGKPGYRNGDPIECYLYDPSDGKWKTPVPGVIGPSSVDASIPAIKATIMHLSWYGGAPAVNQRACIKGYVKNSNGTPAAGAEVDLYPGANGSTDKNGYFDLDASPSSNVRIVATVLSGSKVSTAEEVVYTGSAGDSCYTAPDLTLGLPQQGNFQVNASLYHSGSGSEAFDYAIASIQLTTPDNSTSDWDSAAVQIGYGSQFTTLTPLGGGSYYAFTGSPANFALTPGEMYQIKIDFDKNGTIDAEGSVRMVGVTAITNPADNGTVPKTFTATWVDSGATHSGYSANYWGFLSGDSTFLYFLTTNTQKVIGDNTIDSSFWGYPQVNSPLPAGSYSLSLWSFNGPGNFLSEVGDQLPNISGQNVTGYFYSYYFGTPVNFTSSGTGSGKAAGSISRMLPRRTKTPPLALKNFFKHIPASIRKKAGISLARR; encoded by the coding sequence ATGAAAAAACGATCTCGCTTTGCAATGCGCCTCGGCGTCTCAGTCCTGTTCATCGTTGGAGTTGGGATGTGGGTGGCGAGCTGCAGCAAAAATAATTCCATGACAGGACCGGGCGGTGGCGGCAGTACATCATCCGGCCCGGCGAAGGTTGTGGGGGTCGTCAACGACGCTAGCACGACGGGCAATCCTGTGTTGGCCGGAGCAACTGTACAGATCGTCGGCTCAAGCACGTCGACGACCACGGATGCGAACGGGGCCTTTTCCATCTCTGTCCCGACCGATTCCACCAAAACCATCAACATATCAAAAACTGGATACTCCTTGAATCAGGTCGTGGTTACCCTGAAGGGAGACAGCACCAGGAACATCACGGTAAGTCTTTTAAAAGTGGGGGGAAGCCAAAGCGTTCCGGCGAACGCGGGCGGCAGCGTTGCCGATACAAAATCAAACGCCGTCATCACCTTGCCGCCGAATTTTGTTTCCGCGTCGGGAAATGTCACCGTAACGGTGACCGGGCTTGATCCGACGACGGATCAGGTTCGCGCGCTCCCGGGCGGGCTTCAGGCGGTGGATGCGACCGGCAACACGGTGTATCTCCAACCCGTTTCGTTCGCCGAGTACACCGTGACCGACGCCAACGGCAATGTCCTGCCGTTCAATACGTCCGCCGGATCGGGGGCAAATATCGAGCTTCCCATTCCGGCTTCGTTGCGCGGCAAACCCGGGTATAGAAACGGAGACCCGATCGAATGTTATTTGTACGATCCATCCGACGGAAAATGGAAAACGCCCGTACCCGGAGTCATCGGGCCCTCCTCGGTTGACGCTTCCATCCCCGCGATAAAAGCAACGATCATGCATCTTTCGTGGTACGGCGGAGCTCCCGCTGTCAATCAGCGCGCTTGCATCAAAGGCTACGTGAAAAATTCAAACGGCACACCGGCCGCCGGTGCAGAGGTCGACTTGTATCCCGGGGCGAATGGCTCGACCGATAAGAACGGGTATTTCGACCTGGATGCATCTCCGTCATCGAACGTGCGCATCGTGGCCACGGTGCTTTCCGGCTCGAAGGTGAGCACGGCTGAAGAAGTGGTCTACACAGGCTCCGCGGGGGATTCCTGCTACACGGCTCCCGACCTGACGCTGGGGCTTCCTCAACAGGGAAATTTTCAGGTGAATGCTTCCTTATATCACAGCGGCAGCGGCAGCGAGGCTTTTGATTATGCTATCGCCTCGATCCAGCTGACCACGCCGGATAACTCTACGAGCGATTGGGACAGTGCAGCTGTGCAGATAGGGTACGGCAGCCAATTCACGACCCTCACCCCTCTTGGGGGTGGATCGTACTATGCATTCACCGGTTCCCCCGCCAATTTCGCGCTGACGCCCGGCGAGATGTATCAGATCAAGATCGATTTTGATAAGAACGGAACAATCGATGCCGAGGGCTCTGTGAGGATGGTCGGTGTCACTGCAATTACGAATCCGGCCGATAACGGAACGGTCCCGAAGACGTTTACCGCGACGTGGGTGGACAGCGGGGCCACACACTCAGGATACAGCGCCAACTATTGGGGTTTCCTCTCGGGCGACAGCACGTTCCTGTATTTTCTGACGACCAACACTCAAAAGGTCATCGGCGACAACACTATCGATTCTTCATTCTGGGGGTATCCGCAGGTAAATTCGCCGCTTCCTGCAGGTTCATACAGTTTGAGCCTTTGGTCGTTCAACGGTCCCGGAAACTTTCTTTCGGAGGTCGGCGACCAACTTCCAAACATCAGCGGTCAGAACGTAACGGGATATTTTTATTCCTACTATTTCGGGACCCCGGTGAATTTCACTTCATCCGGGACTGGCTCCGGGAAAGCAGCGGGTTCAATTTCGCGCATGCTGCCTCGCCGGACGAAAACGCCGCCGCTCGCGCTGAAGAATTTCTTTAAGCATATCCCCGCTTCCATCAGGAAGAAAGCTGGGATTTCGCTTGCACGCAGATAA
- a CDS encoding metal-sulfur cluster assembly factor, with protein MDNTSVQPTAVTKELVYEALKDVHDPEIPVSIVDLGLVYDVKIIDGWVGVKMTLTSPGCGMSSMIANNVRDRVKKIAGVSDADVRIVWQPQWNPAMIAPEARKKLGWT; from the coding sequence ATGGACAATACCAGCGTTCAGCCGACAGCGGTCACAAAGGAGCTTGTCTATGAAGCTCTCAAAGATGTGCACGATCCGGAAATTCCCGTCAGCATTGTGGACCTCGGGTTGGTCTACGATGTTAAGATCATTGACGGCTGGGTCGGCGTGAAAATGACGTTGACCTCACCGGGCTGCGGCATGTCATCGATGATCGCGAACAACGTGCGTGACCGTGTAAAGAAGATCGCCGGTGTCAGCGACGCCGACGTACGCATTGTCTGGCAGCCCCAATGGAATCCCGCAATGATAGCCCCCGAAGCGCGCAAGAAGCTCGGCTGGACATAA
- a CDS encoding TonB-dependent receptor encodes MHTPLVFNVRKKRWFVNTNTLQTNCQERFMTVPRGFLLVLFILTIPHFSLAQFSTADSTYVMGEVLVPAYKSMDGIGQMKDYSRGIIYAGMKNEVLEIDSLDANKAINNTRQILGRIPGIDITENEMGGFTANGIGFRGFNPYQSIETNTRQNGYNISADLYGYNESYYLPPMEAVNNITILEDGSALAFGPQLGGVVNYELKDGGPDPLQINSSQTAGSYGLFNSFNSIGGTDGDFKYYGFLQYRRIQGWRENSQQTQWSGYGSVKYDASERLHVGLEYTILRNLIQMPGGENDSMFYANPQGSLRSRNWLNSPWNILASHIDYRINDNTSLNLVSSYLSSQRNLVWRNEDVPAYVPDTIMANLTYAPREVEEEFFNTFTTELRLLSNYHLFDQGHTFSFGVRYAYSHLIRKDGADGTTGSDFDLTTVSPWGQDMDFYTTNIAPYIQNIFRIGDALSVTPALRFEYLNTTANGYAENEDGDLDQPYVTVANESHSRTFFLGSIGSQLKIYDAGELYANVSQSYRPVTYDDLTPFGTIARIDQHLKDASSNNADIGYRGTIDSFLNFDISLFYMHVRNDIGIVEQREDTAVYQFETNTGVDDHKGAETYIEMNLLGGIIPNDDFGRLGIYNSFAYTDARYTSGEYSGNSVPYAPKYVERVGLDYSYRGFSMNLQYSYTSLCFSDPGDAKFSSDGLVGTIPSYGVIDLSATYKVAKYEFRLGVNNLTDAAYFTMRTDEYPGPGIIPSIGRMIYIGLSETM; translated from the coding sequence GTGCACACCCCTCTCGTTTTTAATGTACGGAAGAAGCGATGGTTTGTCAACACGAATACGCTCCAAACCAATTGCCAGGAGCGCTTCATGACCGTGCCGCGTGGATTTCTCCTCGTCCTTTTCATCCTTACCATCCCACACTTTTCTCTCGCTCAATTCTCAACAGCGGACTCGACGTACGTCATGGGGGAAGTTCTTGTCCCGGCCTACAAAAGCATGGACGGGATCGGCCAGATGAAAGACTATTCACGCGGCATCATCTACGCCGGGATGAAGAACGAAGTGCTCGAGATCGACAGCCTCGATGCCAACAAGGCGATCAACAACACCCGGCAGATTCTCGGACGGATCCCGGGGATCGACATTACCGAAAATGAAATGGGAGGATTCACTGCGAACGGAATCGGCTTTCGCGGATTCAATCCGTACCAAAGCATCGAGACGAACACCCGGCAGAACGGATATAACATTTCCGCCGACCTGTACGGCTACAATGAATCGTACTACCTTCCGCCGATGGAAGCGGTCAACAACATTACTATTTTGGAGGACGGCTCTGCGCTCGCATTCGGCCCGCAGCTCGGGGGCGTGGTAAATTATGAACTGAAGGACGGCGGGCCGGATCCGCTGCAAATCAATTCCTCTCAAACTGCGGGAAGCTACGGGCTCTTCAACAGTTTCAATTCCATCGGTGGAACCGACGGTGATTTCAAGTATTACGGTTTTCTGCAATACCGGCGCATTCAGGGATGGAGAGAAAACTCGCAGCAAACGCAGTGGTCGGGGTACGGAAGCGTGAAGTATGACGCTTCCGAAAGGCTGCACGTCGGATTGGAGTACACGATCTTGCGCAACCTTATTCAAATGCCCGGCGGCGAGAACGATTCGATGTTCTACGCAAACCCGCAGGGTTCGCTTCGCAGCAGGAATTGGCTCAACAGCCCGTGGAACATTCTCGCCTCTCACATTGATTATAGAATAAACGACAACACTTCCCTCAACCTTGTTTCGTCGTATCTTTCCAGTCAGCGCAATCTTGTTTGGAGGAATGAAGATGTGCCGGCGTACGTCCCCGATACCATTATGGCAAACCTCACGTACGCACCGCGCGAAGTTGAGGAAGAATTTTTTAATACATTCACCACCGAACTCAGGCTTTTGTCGAACTATCATCTCTTCGATCAGGGGCACACCTTCTCTTTCGGCGTTCGTTATGCATATTCTCATCTCATAAGAAAGGACGGCGCCGACGGAACGACCGGATCGGATTTCGACCTGACAACCGTTTCGCCGTGGGGACAGGACATGGATTTCTACACCACAAACATCGCTCCATACATTCAAAATATTTTCAGAATCGGCGACGCGTTAAGTGTCACGCCGGCGTTGCGATTCGAATACCTGAACACGACAGCTAACGGGTATGCCGAGAACGAGGATGGAGACCTTGATCAACCGTATGTCACTGTTGCCAACGAAAGCCATTCGAGAACATTCTTTCTTGGGTCAATTGGATCCCAGTTGAAAATTTATGATGCCGGCGAACTGTATGCCAACGTTAGCCAGTCATACCGGCCGGTGACCTACGATGATCTGACGCCGTTCGGCACCATCGCCCGCATCGATCAGCATCTGAAAGATGCTTCTTCAAACAATGCCGACATCGGGTACCGGGGGACGATCGACAGCTTCCTTAATTTTGACATAAGCTTGTTCTACATGCACGTTAGAAACGACATCGGCATTGTCGAGCAAAGGGAAGATACGGCGGTATACCAATTTGAAACCAACACCGGAGTGGACGACCACAAAGGCGCCGAAACGTATATCGAAATGAATCTTCTCGGAGGCATCATTCCGAACGATGATTTTGGAAGATTGGGCATTTACAATTCGTTCGCCTACACGGACGCGCGGTATACTTCCGGCGAATACTCGGGCAACTCTGTCCCCTACGCGCCGAAGTACGTTGAGCGTGTCGGGCTCGATTACAGCTACAGAGGCTTTTCCATGAACCTCCAATACTCGTACACATCGCTCTGCTTCAGCGACCCCGGCGATGCCAAGTTTTCTTCCGACGGATTGGTGGGGACAATCCCATCGTATGGGGTCATCGATCTGTCCGCAACCTATAAAGTTGCAAAATATGAATTTAGGTTGGGGGTGAACAATCTCACCGATGCCGCTTATTTCACGATGAGAACCGACGAGTATCCTGGTCCGGGCATCATTCCCTCCATCGGCCGAATGATCTACATCGGACTCTCGGAAACAATGTGA
- the feoB gene encoding ferrous iron transport protein B — protein sequence MINSLHTETRVRHIAIIGNPNAGKTTIFNALTGLRQKVGNYPGVTVEKKEGRIVFDDGSEAILLDLPGTYSLTANSPDERVATDVLLGRVDHTPLPELVVCVVDASNLERNLYLISQIIDNRLPIVIALNMIDVAERAGLTIDVQKLSAELGVRIVPTVGSKSIGIDALKSAIAGTVEPSEKSRQWILPEPVQRECDELKGMLQTLHHLAEPLAFHEAIVLLTSSAALSEHNDRYAPELLDHVKKDHANLERLGIDRNSVVVESRYEWIKRVCTSAVVAQRRNENTTSDKIDRVLTHRIWGFAIFIGLMAVMFQAIFSWANVPMLLIGDGINWIDAQIMQVLPAGDLRNLLIDGAIAGVGAVVTFLPQILFLFLFIGFLEDTGYMARAAFIMDRTMSKVGLHGKSFIPLLSSFACAIPGIMATRTIENRKDRLVTMLVAPLVSCSARLPVYALMIAAFIPQKRMFGVFSLPGLTLVSMYLLGLTAALVMAWFFKKTLLRSETPAFIMELPPYKMPSLKSVLLHMWERSALFLKRAGTIILGVSIVLWFLATYPKTENASASESLDRSFAGRAGHFIEPAIKPLGFDWKIGIGLIGSILQREVFVSTLGTIYNIRDAKQESGIMSLQEHLHKDINPATGLPAFTALTAICLMVYYVLAMQCMSTFAVMRRETNGWKWPLFQMGYMSALAYVGTFIVYRAGLLIAG from the coding sequence ATGATCAATTCCCTTCATACCGAAACGCGGGTTCGTCACATCGCCATCATCGGAAACCCGAATGCGGGGAAGACAACGATCTTCAACGCGCTCACCGGCCTTCGCCAGAAGGTTGGGAATTATCCCGGCGTGACGGTCGAAAAGAAGGAAGGAAGAATTGTTTTTGACGACGGCAGCGAAGCGATCCTGCTCGACCTCCCCGGCACCTACAGTCTCACGGCAAATTCTCCCGATGAACGCGTGGCGACCGACGTCCTGCTCGGCCGCGTCGACCACACTCCCCTGCCGGAACTCGTCGTCTGCGTCGTCGACGCAAGCAACCTCGAACGGAATCTCTACCTGATAAGCCAGATTATCGACAACCGCCTCCCGATCGTCATCGCCTTGAATATGATCGATGTTGCCGAACGGGCGGGGCTGACCATCGATGTGCAGAAATTATCCGCCGAGCTCGGAGTGAGGATTGTTCCGACCGTCGGAAGCAAATCGATCGGGATTGATGCGTTGAAATCCGCGATCGCCGGCACCGTCGAACCGTCCGAAAAATCGCGCCAATGGATCCTCCCGGAACCCGTCCAGCGCGAATGCGATGAGCTCAAGGGGATGCTGCAGACGTTGCATCATCTTGCCGAGCCTCTTGCCTTCCATGAAGCGATCGTCCTGTTAACATCTTCCGCGGCGCTCTCCGAGCACAACGATCGGTACGCTCCCGAATTGCTCGACCACGTAAAGAAAGATCACGCCAATTTAGAAAGGCTCGGCATCGACCGAAACTCGGTCGTCGTTGAATCGCGGTACGAATGGATCAAGCGCGTCTGCACCTCTGCCGTCGTCGCCCAACGACGCAATGAGAATACGACAAGCGACAAGATCGACCGAGTGCTTACGCACCGAATATGGGGCTTCGCAATCTTCATCGGCCTGATGGCGGTGATGTTCCAGGCGATCTTTTCGTGGGCCAATGTGCCGATGCTTCTGATCGGCGACGGCATTAATTGGATCGATGCACAGATCATGCAGGTGTTGCCCGCCGGCGACCTGCGAAACCTGCTGATCGACGGAGCGATCGCCGGCGTCGGCGCCGTGGTGACATTCCTCCCGCAGATCCTTTTCTTGTTCCTGTTCATCGGATTCCTTGAGGACACCGGGTACATGGCGCGGGCAGCGTTCATCATGGACCGGACTATGAGCAAGGTAGGACTGCACGGAAAGTCATTCATCCCTCTCCTCAGCTCGTTTGCATGCGCGATCCCCGGGATCATGGCAACAAGAACGATCGAGAACCGGAAGGACCGCCTTGTGACAATGCTTGTTGCACCTCTCGTCAGCTGCAGCGCACGGCTTCCCGTCTACGCGCTGATGATCGCGGCATTCATTCCACAAAAGCGTATGTTCGGAGTATTTTCGCTCCCGGGCCTCACGCTCGTATCGATGTATCTTCTCGGACTGACCGCCGCGCTGGTCATGGCATGGTTTTTCAAGAAAACGTTGCTGCGGAGCGAAACTCCGGCGTTCATCATGGAACTCCCGCCGTATAAAATGCCGTCGTTGAAGTCTGTGCTGCTCCATATGTGGGAACGGTCGGCCCTGTTTCTGAAACGAGCCGGCACGATCATCCTCGGCGTCTCAATAGTTTTGTGGTTCCTCGCGACATACCCGAAAACGGAAAATGCTTCCGCATCGGAAAGCCTGGACAGAAGCTTCGCCGGTCGGGCGGGGCATTTCATCGAGCCGGCGATCAAGCCGCTTGGGTTCGATTGGAAGATCGGCATCGGCCTGATCGGGTCCATTTTGCAGCGCGAAGTTTTTGTGAGCACGCTCGGAACGATCTACAACATCAGAGACGCGAAACAGGAAAGCGGCATTATGTCGCTGCAGGAGCACCTCCATAAAGACATCAATCCTGCCACCGGACTCCCCGCTTTTACCGCATTGACAGCGATCTGCCTGATGGTGTATTATGTGCTTGCAATGCAGTGTATGTCGACATTTGCCGTGATGCGGCGGGAAACAAACGGATGGAAATGGCCGCTGTTTCAGATGGGGTATATGTCGGCGCTTGCGTATGTGGGAACGTTCATTGTTTACCGGGCCGGCCTTTTGATCGCAGGATAA
- a CDS encoding FeoA family protein, producing the protein MPRITLNALRPGEQGTIEHVDSAASSIRQRLLEMGLTRGTDIELIRFAPMGDPIEISVRGYRLSLRRVEAESVIVNKKPA; encoded by the coding sequence ATGCCGCGCATCACGCTCAACGCTCTCCGTCCGGGGGAACAAGGGACGATCGAACACGTCGACTCGGCCGCTTCATCGATCAGGCAGCGTCTTCTCGAGATGGGACTAACAAGAGGAACGGATATTGAACTGATCCGCTTTGCGCCGATGGGAGACCCGATCGAGATCTCGGTCCGAGGCTACCGTCTCTCGCTCCGGCGGGTCGAAGCCGAATCGGTCATCGTCAATAAGAAACCGGCATGA
- a CDS encoding FeoA family protein, with protein MSDFTTSLSEIPAGRYVRIHQLQSKPDVSFRLREMGFCENAVVRLVVNAEGNLICEVCNTRIGLNQTLADDIIVSPFE; from the coding sequence ATGAGTGATTTCACCACATCGCTTTCTGAAATACCTGCCGGACGGTACGTCCGGATCCATCAGCTTCAATCGAAGCCGGATGTCTCCTTCCGACTTCGCGAAATGGGCTTCTGCGAAAATGCCGTTGTCCGCCTCGTCGTCAACGCGGAAGGAAATCTCATCTGCGAAGTGTGCAATACGCGAATCGGATTGAACCAGACGCTCGCGGACGATATTATCGTTTCACCGTTCGAGTAA
- a CDS encoding transcriptional repressor has protein sequence MDIEAAKDSFTKYLKAGSFRITPERFQVLESIMSNDGHFDADGLFLQMKSNGSKVSRATVYNTLELLQDCGLISKYRFGENHSRYEKAFGRPHHDHLICLECGDIIEFVSDRLSKIQTDVCKENSFKPQSSTLQIFGVCKKCQEKG, from the coding sequence ATGGATATTGAAGCGGCAAAAGACAGTTTTACAAAGTATCTGAAGGCGGGAAGTTTCAGGATCACACCGGAGCGGTTCCAGGTTCTGGAATCGATCATGAGTAATGATGGTCACTTCGATGCCGACGGACTGTTTCTGCAGATGAAGTCCAACGGTTCGAAGGTTTCGCGCGCGACGGTCTACAACACACTCGAGCTGCTCCAGGATTGCGGGCTGATCTCAAAATACCGCTTCGGGGAAAATCACTCGAGATACGAGAAAGCATTCGGCCGCCCGCATCACGATCATTTGATCTGTCTTGAATGCGGAGATATTATCGAGTTCGTCAGCGATAGACTTTCAAAAATTCAGACAGATGTTTGTAAAGAAAATTCATTCAAGCCCCAAAGTTCAACGCTGCAAATTTTTGGAGTATGTAAGAAGTGCCAGGAAAAGGGATAG
- a CDS encoding 3-oxoacyl-ACP reductase family protein: MVIDLENQVAIITGGSRGIGASAAITLAKAGANIVFTYNNNEKAAEEVRDEIVSLGRKCIMMKANVSKPKNAKKVAEKAIQKFGQIDILVNNAGIWTYGEIGKITEEIWHETMEINLDGTFYMINAVVPYMKKRHFGKIINLSSTAGQRGEAFHSHYAATKGAIISLTKSLSTELGVYNINVNSVAPGWVKTDMSMEVLRNPRFVDEVVKGIPLGRIPSGDDIAGPILFLASDLARHITGEILNVNGGSVLVG, translated from the coding sequence ATGGTCATTGACTTAGAAAATCAGGTTGCAATCATCACAGGCGGCTCCAGGGGGATAGGTGCTTCGGCGGCAATAACGCTGGCGAAGGCGGGGGCAAACATCGTCTTCACCTACAATAACAACGAAAAGGCGGCTGAAGAAGTGCGCGATGAGATCGTTTCGTTGGGGCGGAAGTGTATCATGATGAAGGCCAATGTCTCAAAGCCAAAGAACGCAAAAAAGGTGGCAGAAAAGGCTATTCAAAAATTCGGACAGATCGATATTCTCGTAAATAACGCCGGCATATGGACGTACGGCGAAATCGGGAAGATCACAGAAGAGATCTGGCACGAGACAATGGAAATTAATCTCGACGGCACGTTTTACATGATCAACGCGGTCGTTCCGTACATGAAAAAACGCCATTTTGGGAAGATCATAAACCTCTCAAGTACTGCCGGGCAACGGGGGGAGGCATTCCATTCGCACTATGCAGCGACAAAAGGGGCAATAATTTCACTTACCAAATCGCTTTCGACGGAACTTGGTGTCTATAATATCAACGTTAACAGCGTTGCGCCGGGATGGGTGAAGACCGATATGAGCATGGAGGTGCTGCGGAATCCGAGATTCGTGGATGAAGTGGTGAAAGGGATTCCGCTGGGCAGAATTCCCTCCGGCGACGACATTGCGGGACCGATCTTGTTTTTGGCCTCCGACCTTGCGAGACACATTACAGGGGAGATCCTTAACGTCAACGGCGGCAGTGTTCTGGTGGGGTGA
- a CDS encoding CPBP family intramembrane glutamic endopeptidase encodes MRDTLQGRSLTSTAAVFWWGELSSMIGQASKQMRRANFSFFFFAAVLLVLMVVALLDRAGVPSQFYVWEIKIDLKPILFFGLCYFFAKKYSVQIGRINSQVWKWSWKVNLLAFFSPVFLCGTVILAGLISKGIVYQGVDNAATFLLGILIDIPAFFFFSATTLLLEEIVFRGYVFHYISSERSFIAAVLLTSALWGLLFYVNFFDVRQLSFSSIAGGFIYLVSIGFVCSSLFYYSRSIWSSYSFRVGLATFLIPLLCGKLDDANSFFVSGLSPFSNSGIILSSLNFIFAACIFKASKPQIKPQFSV; translated from the coding sequence TTGCGAGACACATTACAGGGGAGATCCTTAACGTCAACGGCGGCAGTGTTCTGGTGGGGTGAACTCTCTTCAATGATCGGCCAGGCATCGAAGCAGATGAGAAGAGCCAATTTTTCCTTCTTTTTCTTTGCAGCGGTTCTTCTCGTATTGATGGTCGTTGCGCTGCTGGACCGCGCCGGCGTGCCATCTCAATTTTACGTTTGGGAAATTAAGATCGATCTAAAACCGATCCTTTTCTTTGGTCTCTGTTATTTTTTCGCAAAGAAGTATTCTGTGCAGATCGGCCGGATCAATAGCCAGGTCTGGAAGTGGAGTTGGAAAGTAAACCTCCTCGCCTTTTTTTCGCCGGTTTTTCTTTGCGGAACGGTCATTTTAGCTGGGCTTATATCGAAGGGGATTGTATACCAAGGAGTTGACAACGCAGCGACTTTCCTGCTCGGAATCCTTATCGACATTCCGGCATTTTTTTTCTTTTCTGCGACGACGCTTCTTTTAGAAGAAATAGTTTTCAGAGGATACGTTTTTCATTATATCTCATCTGAACGCAGCTTCATCGCTGCGGTGCTCTTAACTTCAGCTCTATGGGGATTGCTTTTTTATGTCAATTTTTTTGATGTCCGGCAATTGAGTTTTTCGTCGATCGCAGGCGGATTCATATATTTAGTGTCGATCGGGTTTGTTTGCTCTTCGCTGTTTTACTATTCGCGGTCAATATGGTCGAGTTATTCGTTCCGGGTTGGCCTAGCGACGTTTCTCATTCCCCTCTTATGCGGAAAGCTGGATGACGCAAATTCCTTCTTCGTTTCAGGCCTTTCCCCATTTTCCAACAGTGGAATTATCCTTTCTTCGTTAAACTTCATTTTTGCCGCATGCATATTTAAGGCCTCGAAGCCTCAAATTAAGCCGCAATTTAGCGTTTAA